A window from Chrysemys picta bellii isolate R12L10 chromosome 2, ASM1138683v2, whole genome shotgun sequence encodes these proteins:
- the VXN gene encoding vexin, whose product MHQIYSCSDENLEVFTTVISSKSCSPARRKAKSTQHILTKRVVAVSDYRTYWTEDLLPSQGDLTQVLYKDVVRNFSHLQNEQEGFCPAKHMGISEQESSNSCDNQSDGKSSQPSTSPVTHITVKRAAATEPATQDSASAEDHRRHSRKNTEHDLTLAPEADASLPLTGNNLCGTPGILRKMWMKHKKKSEYLGATNSAFEAD is encoded by the exons ATGCATCAGATTTACAGCTGTAGCGATGAAAATTTAGAAGTTTTCACCACTGTGATTTCATCCAAAT CATGTAGTCCAGCCAGAAGAAAAGCCAAAAGTACGCAACACATCCTAACAAAGAGA GTGGTGGCAGTGTCTGATTATCGGACCTACTGGACAGAGGACTTGCTTCCAAGCCAAGGTGATCTCACCCAAGTCCTGTACAAAGATGTGGTGAGGAACTTTAGCCACTTGCAGAATGAACAGGAAGGATTCTGTCCTGCCAAGCACA TGGGAATTTCTGAACAAGAGTCATCAAACTCCTGTGATAACCAGTCGGATGGAAAATCTTCT CAACCTTCGACATCCCCAGTCACCCATATCACAGTGAAAcgggctgcagccacagagccagctaCACAGGACAGTGCTTCTGCAGAAGA CCATAGACGGCACTCGAGGAAGAACACTGAACATGACTTAACCCTCGCCCCAGAAGCAGATGCCTCTTTACCTTTGACTGGCAACAACTTGTGTGGAACACCCGGCATCCTGAGGAAAATGTGGATGAAGCACAAGAAGAAATCAGAATACCTGGGGGCAACAAACAGTGCCTTTGAGGCCGACTGA